From the Rhinoderma darwinii isolate aRhiDar2 chromosome 12, aRhiDar2.hap1, whole genome shotgun sequence genome, one window contains:
- the KCNK13 gene encoding potassium channel subfamily K member 13, with protein MTTPATITGKIFLIFYGLIGCAATILFFNLFLERLITVIAYVMKSCHERQLRRKDGMPPETRRGSGNSEVDSLAGWKPSVYYVMLILCLASIVISCCASAMYSPIEGWGYFDSLYFCFVAFSTIGFGDMVSSQKAKYENQGLYRCGNFIFIFMGVCCIYSLFNVISIVIKQCINWILKKLECRCCQKCQRKIFRSKRNVVMPGNVRTRRNISIETDGVYESETDGRRMSGEMISMKDFLASNKVSLAIMQKQLSETANGCPRQIGTGSRHNGFAGGVGALAIMNNRLAETSVDR; from the coding sequence ATGACGACTCCGGCCACAATCACCGGCAAGATATTCCTAATTTTCTACGGCCTCATCGGCTGCGCTGCCACCATCTTGTTTTTcaacctcttcctggagcgcctaATTACGGTCATAGCTTATGTCATGAAATCCTGTCATGAGAGGCAGCTCAGGAGGAAAGACGGCATGCCTCCCGAAACGCGACGGGGATCGGGTAACTCTGAGGTGGACAGTCTGGCTGGATGGAAGCCGTCGGTGTATTACGTGATGCTCATATTATGCCTGGCGTCCATTGTTATATCCTGCTGTGCCTCCGCCATGTACTCGCCCATTGAAGGATGGGGATACTTTGACTCTCTCTACTTTTGTTTCGTTGCCTTCAGCACTATAGGATTTGGTGACATGGTCAGTAGCCAAAAAGCCAAATATGAGAACCAAGGACTTTACCGATGCGGCAACTTTATCTTCATCTTCATGGGGGTGTGCTGTATTTACTCCTTATTCAACGTCATCTCCATAGTCATTAAACAATGTATCAACTGGATATTGAAAAAATTGGAATGTCGCTGCTGCCAAAAATGCCAAAGAAAAATATTTAGGTCCAAGAGGAACGTGGTGATGCCGGGAAATGTACGGACTAGACGCAACATATCCATAGAAACGGACGGCGTATACGAGAGCGAGACGGACGGTAGGAGAATGTCCGGGGAGATGATCTCCATGAAAGACTTCTTGGCCTCAAACAAGGTCTCCTTGGCCATCATGCAGAAACAGCTATCGGAGACGGCCAATGGTTGCCCGCGGCAAATCGGCACCGGCTCCAGGCACAACGGCTTCGCAGGTGGAGTGGGGGCATTAGCAATTATGAATAATAGACTTGCAGAGACCAGTGTGGACAGGTGA